A window of the Ciconia boyciana chromosome 35, ASM3463844v1, whole genome shotgun sequence genome harbors these coding sequences:
- the LOC140645590 gene encoding olfactory receptor 14C36-like — translation MSNSSSITKFLLLAFADTRELQLLHFWLFLGIYLAALLGNGLIITTVACDHHLHTPMYFFLLNLSVLDLGSISTTVPKAMANSLWDTRAISYQGCVAQVFFLFFFISAEYFLLTVMAYDRYIAICKPLHYETLVGSRACVHMAAAAWGSGFLYAVLHTANTFSLPLCKGNAVEQFFCEVPQILKLSCSDTYLREAGLLVASFCFAFGCFVFIVVSYAQILRAVLKIPSEQGRHKAFSTCLPHLAIVSLIVSTGMVAYLKPPSISSPSLDLVVSVLYSVVPAAVNPVIYSMRNKELKDGLWKLTQWT, via the coding sequence atgtccaacagcagctccataACCAAGTTTCTCCTCCTGGCATTCGCAGACAcacgggagctgcagctcttgcacttctggctcttcctgggcatctacctggctgccctcctgggcaacggTCTCATCATCACCACCGTAGCCTGTGACCACcacctccacacccccatgtacttcttccttctCAACCTCTCTGTCCTCgacctgggctccatctccaccactgtccccaaagccatggccaattccctgtgggacaccagggccATCTCCTACCAAGGCTGTGTGgcccaggtctttttcttgttcttttttatatcagctgagtattttcttctcactgtcaTGGCCTACGACCGCTAcattgccatctgcaaaccctTGCACTATGAGACCCtcgtgggcagcagagcttgtgtccacatggcagcagctgcctggggcagtggttTCCTctatgctgtgctgcacactgccaatacattttcactACCACTCTGCAAGGGCAATGCCGTGGagcagttcttctgtgaagtcccccagatcctcaagctctcctgctctgacACCTACCTCAGGGAAGCTGGGCTTCTTGTGGCtagtttctgttttgcatttgggTGTTTTGTGTTCATTGTCGTGTCCTATGCTCAGATCTTGAGGGCCGTGCTGaagatcccctctgagcagggacggcacaaagccttttctacgtgcctccctcacctggccATAGTGTCTCTGATTGTCAGCACTGGCATGGTTGCCTACCTGAagcccccctccatctcctccccatccctggaccTGGTGGTGTCAGTTCTGTACTCGGTGGTGCCTGCAGCAGTCAACCCCGtcatctacagcatgaggaacaaGGAGCTCAAGGATGGCCTATGGAAACTGACCCAATGGACATAG